A genomic stretch from Camelus dromedarius isolate mCamDro1 chromosome 10, mCamDro1.pat, whole genome shotgun sequence includes:
- the INIP gene encoding SOSS complex subunit C, whose product MAANPSGQGFQNKNRVAILAELDKEKRKLLMQNQSSTNHPGASIALSRPSLNKDFRDHAEQQHIAAQQKAALQHAHAHSSGYFITQDSAFGNLILPVLPRLDPE is encoded by the exons GTTTTCAGAACAAAAATAGAGTTGCAATCTTGGCAGAGctggacaaagagaaaagaaaattactaatGCAGAACCAATCTTCAACAAATCATCCTGGAGCTAG CATCGCACTCTCAAGACCCTCTCTTAACAAGGACTTCCGGGACCACGCTGAGCAGCAGCATATTGCAGCCCAACAGAAGGCAGCTTTGCAG CATGCACACGCACATTCATCTGGATACTTCATAACTCAAGACTCTGCGTTTGGGAATCTTATTCTTCCTGTTTTACCTCGCCTTGAcccagaatga